The following proteins are co-located in the Haloarcula marismortui ATCC 43049 genome:
- a CDS encoding thioredoxin family protein, with product MNARKTITIAFFLVVLGVGYYSMNAAPVVRDDAHTYQGGLEWETDPGTALDAAQSQDKPVLVYYWATWCTYCERYDKNHYRNETIRAAMDDYVLLAINIDDPGNGTALVRQHQATYPPQHRIMTPNGDTVESVEGYIGRDELLATLEKRSEEAT from the coding sequence ATGAACGCTCGTAAAACGATCACCATCGCGTTCTTCCTGGTAGTCCTTGGGGTAGGCTACTATTCGATGAACGCTGCACCGGTGGTCCGAGACGACGCACACACGTATCAGGGCGGTTTAGAGTGGGAAACCGACCCCGGTACTGCGCTCGATGCGGCCCAGTCACAGGACAAGCCGGTTCTGGTCTACTACTGGGCGACGTGGTGTACGTACTGCGAGCGGTATGACAAGAACCACTACCGGAACGAGACTATCCGTGCTGCGATGGATGACTACGTCCTGCTCGCAATAAACATCGACGACCCGGGGAACGGGACAGCGCTGGTTCGCCAGCACCAAGCGACGTATCCGCCACAGCACCGGATTATGACGCCAAACGGCGACACTGTCGAGAGCGTTGAGGGGTACATCGGGCGGGACGAACTGCTTGCAACGCTTGAGAAGAGGTCCGAGGAGGCAACATGA
- a CDS encoding cytochrome-c peroxidase: MRYMSRQPLARAVFVVGMSLLLIGGPIVSTVGAVDGGPSGEAVSDTLDETAQQTAQTSNQSSNETSDLPVEPPTSQPLPSYEEVRKPNDTEAKIELGKKLFFDPRLSDTGSISCNTCHNVMEGGDGSRTVGRGVHGQTGPRNSPTVWNAVFMSTQFWDGRADTLEAQAKGPITAGVEMGMPTSEAAMEKIRNNEGYVELYEDVYGGEDPVTLNNTVDAIAAYERTLITPNSSYDRYVRGDEDALTERQLNGMETFKELGCQGCHSGPAFNGPQWQMENGNGYYQKLGVYQGSNPQCDQYIDRYNLYADSGRAGVTGDSSDEHMFKVPTLRNVEHTAPYFHNGQVRTLENATKVMASCQVGQNISDQQAENVTAFMTSLTGQYPEQQMPRIPSRSGGEPMLPEDAGDASAPDTDDAASVGTPAETAAAQQTAEPQQAGVSGGSSDGSSPTSAAAFMMAAALLIALLAVAYAQRKR; this comes from the coding sequence ATGCGGTATATGTCGCGACAGCCGTTGGCTCGCGCCGTCTTCGTCGTTGGCATGTCGCTACTGTTGATTGGCGGACCTATTGTAAGCACCGTCGGTGCTGTGGATGGGGGGCCGTCAGGTGAAGCAGTGAGCGACACGCTTGACGAGACAGCGCAACAGACCGCACAGACGAGTAATCAGAGTAGCAACGAGACGTCCGATTTACCCGTCGAACCACCAACCAGTCAGCCGCTGCCGTCCTATGAGGAAGTCCGGAAGCCAAATGACACGGAGGCAAAGATCGAACTCGGCAAGAAACTGTTCTTCGATCCGCGCCTCTCTGACACCGGCTCTATCTCCTGTAACACCTGCCACAACGTGATGGAAGGTGGCGACGGCAGCCGAACTGTCGGTCGCGGTGTCCACGGCCAGACCGGGCCGCGCAACTCGCCGACGGTGTGGAACGCCGTGTTCATGAGCACTCAGTTCTGGGACGGCCGCGCCGACACGCTTGAAGCGCAGGCAAAAGGTCCCATCACCGCAGGCGTCGAGATGGGGATGCCGACCTCCGAGGCGGCGATGGAGAAGATACGTAACAACGAGGGCTACGTTGAGCTGTACGAAGATGTCTACGGCGGTGAGGACCCGGTCACGCTCAACAACACCGTCGACGCAATCGCTGCCTACGAGCGGACGCTCATCACGCCGAACAGCTCGTACGACCGGTACGTCAGAGGTGACGAGGACGCCCTGACCGAACGGCAGCTCAACGGGATGGAGACGTTCAAGGAACTGGGCTGTCAGGGCTGTCACTCCGGCCCCGCGTTCAACGGCCCGCAGTGGCAGATGGAGAACGGAAACGGATACTACCAGAAGCTAGGCGTCTACCAGGGTTCGAACCCGCAGTGTGACCAGTACATCGACCGATACAACCTGTACGCTGACTCCGGGCGCGCCGGAGTGACCGGTGACAGCAGTGACGAGCATATGTTCAAGGTTCCGACGCTCCGGAACGTCGAGCACACAGCGCCGTACTTCCACAACGGTCAGGTCCGGACGCTAGAGAACGCGACGAAGGTGATGGCGTCCTGTCAGGTCGGCCAGAATATCTCCGACCAGCAGGCCGAGAACGTCACCGCGTTCATGACCAGCCTCACCGGACAGTACCCCGAGCAGCAAATGCCGCGTATCCCGTCCCGGAGTGGCGGCGAGCCGATGCTCCCCGAAGATGCGGGCGACGCATCTGCGCCGGACACTGACGACGCTGCTTCGGTCGGAACGCCCGCAGAGACGGCCGCAGCACAGCAGACAGCGGAACCACAGCAGGCAGGGGTCAGCGGCGGTAGCAGCGACGGGAGTTCCCCGACCAGTGCCGCCGCGTTCATGATGGCCGCGGCGTTGCTCATCGCGCTCCTTGCTGTGGCGTACGCCCAGCGCAAGCGGTAA
- a CDS encoding cytochrome c biogenesis protein encodes MNVLSRLETRGIPYLRALFQSSSIKYLTLLAGVASLGSIFGMASDSMYGVSNQINLIAYWHIGLATAAAVALTVTFLGCALYLATETPFWEFLAHSSGEVGFLMVTLTLVTGSVWGKVIWNSWWEWTDIRLVTFLVIWFIYAGYLLIYSAGGDSASLKRITSVYGIVGFVTVPLSYLSTRLWTPTFHRPTTGNPDADATITVPALLLSIAALLLVYLYLVGSRVQLRELKRRVNYARRDRTLDDHAMGPSQGGD; translated from the coding sequence ATGAACGTATTGTCACGGCTCGAAACCCGCGGGATTCCGTATCTCCGCGCGTTGTTTCAGTCTAGCAGTATCAAGTACTTGACCCTTCTCGCTGGGGTTGCATCGCTGGGGAGCATCTTCGGCATGGCGTCAGATTCGATGTACGGCGTCAGCAATCAGATCAACCTGATTGCGTACTGGCATATCGGTCTGGCGACGGCCGCAGCGGTTGCGCTCACAGTGACATTCCTCGGGTGTGCCCTCTATCTGGCGACCGAGACGCCGTTCTGGGAGTTCCTCGCCCATTCGTCGGGCGAAGTCGGGTTCCTGATGGTCACGCTGACGCTGGTGACCGGGAGCGTCTGGGGGAAAGTTATCTGGAACAGCTGGTGGGAGTGGACTGACATCCGTCTGGTCACGTTCCTCGTCATCTGGTTCATCTACGCGGGCTACCTGCTCATCTACTCCGCCGGCGGGGATTCTGCCTCTCTCAAGCGCATTACGTCGGTGTACGGCATCGTCGGGTTCGTGACTGTGCCGCTCTCGTATCTGTCCACGCGGCTCTGGACGCCCACGTTCCATCGACCGACGACCGGGAATCCGGACGCGGACGCGACGATTACAGTCCCGGCGTTACTCCTTTCCATCGCGGCACTCCTGCTCGTCTATCTCTACCTCGTCGGGTCCCGGGTACAGCTACGCGAACTCAAACGTCGGGTCAACTACGCCCGCCGCGACCGGACGCTCGACGACCACGCGATGGGGCCAAGCCAGGGGGGTGATTGA
- a CDS encoding sulfite oxidase — protein MSETSEVFQGRSRRAITVFTSGVSVVGTSFALYGTSREFVIIAASRTALDILPSSVVASIIWNFGDLSFSLALLVFGIALAGVTGAVSYAGFRTGERLVEGAPNIGGMVLSLLAVWVFVAATVWAPLPAIVPAAAGTIGTGLVIARSTDNSNGQPATPDDRRAFVKTLAGLGAYNVVAHAVGFVQGSGSQTEDLSTSSSEREDESNPVEQRLATAADRSFDVEGMTGLVDTTDSFFTVDINPRPPTVETDSWTLSVTGNVETEREFTYEDLRQRETITRFKTLRCLGDPVDGEQIGTALWTGCSLMDLLSEAGANGSHVVFRAADDYYYSMPMSMLSDAMLAYGMNESQLPRQHGFPVRALLPNRWGKLNVKWLDEIEVVDQSESGYWEERGWNGMGTVNTVVKISTSNRLSDGRVQLGGHAYAGTDGIRAVLVSLDGGETWDTATLSDQLPDPDTWRQWKYEWQPERSSYTVIAKAIDGTGAEQTRVRSSPFPDGATGWSRLDLSVQL, from the coding sequence ATGAGTGAGACGTCTGAGGTTTTTCAGGGGCGGTCCCGCCGCGCAATCACTGTCTTCACCAGCGGGGTCTCGGTTGTGGGGACCTCGTTCGCACTGTACGGGACGTCTCGGGAGTTCGTCATCATCGCGGCGAGCCGAACCGCGCTGGACATCCTCCCGAGCTCAGTAGTCGCCTCGATTATCTGGAACTTCGGCGACCTGTCGTTTTCGCTTGCTCTCCTCGTGTTCGGAATCGCACTGGCCGGGGTCACTGGTGCGGTCAGCTACGCTGGCTTTCGGACAGGTGAGCGGCTTGTCGAAGGGGCTCCGAACATCGGTGGCATGGTGCTATCGCTGCTTGCCGTCTGGGTGTTCGTCGCCGCTACTGTCTGGGCACCGCTGCCCGCCATCGTACCTGCCGCCGCCGGGACAATCGGGACCGGGCTGGTGATTGCACGCTCGACCGACAACAGCAACGGGCAGCCGGCGACCCCTGATGACAGACGTGCGTTCGTAAAGACCCTCGCCGGACTCGGGGCTTACAACGTCGTCGCGCACGCTGTCGGATTCGTGCAGGGTAGCGGGTCCCAGACAGAGGACCTTTCGACATCGTCATCAGAACGTGAAGACGAGTCTAACCCGGTTGAGCAGCGCCTCGCCACGGCCGCCGACCGGTCGTTCGATGTCGAGGGGATGACCGGCCTGGTCGACACGACGGATTCGTTTTTCACCGTCGATATCAACCCCCGTCCGCCGACTGTCGAGACGGATAGCTGGACGCTCTCAGTCACCGGCAACGTCGAGACGGAGCGAGAGTTTACATACGAAGACCTCAGACAGCGAGAAACGATCACCCGGTTCAAAACGCTCCGCTGTCTGGGCGACCCGGTCGACGGCGAGCAAATCGGGACCGCCCTCTGGACGGGCTGTTCGCTCATGGACCTCCTCTCCGAAGCCGGCGCGAACGGAAGCCACGTCGTCTTCCGCGCGGCCGACGATTACTACTACTCGATGCCGATGTCGATGCTTTCGGACGCGATGCTGGCCTACGGGATGAACGAGAGCCAACTCCCGCGCCAGCACGGGTTCCCGGTCCGCGCGCTGCTCCCTAACCGGTGGGGCAAACTCAACGTGAAGTGGCTCGACGAGATCGAGGTTGTCGACCAGTCGGAGAGCGGCTACTGGGAAGAACGAGGCTGGAACGGGATGGGAACAGTCAATACGGTCGTCAAAATCAGCACGAGTAACCGTCTTTCCGACGGGCGGGTCCAGCTCGGTGGACACGCCTATGCCGGAACAGATGGAATACGGGCGGTGCTTGTCTCACTCGATGGTGGCGAAACGTGGGACACGGCGACGCTATCGGACCAACTACCGGACCCGGACACCTGGCGGCAATGGAAGTACGAATGGCAGCCCGAACGCTCCAGCTACACTGTCATTGCGAAAGCAATCGACGGGACCGGAGCGGAGCAGACACGCGTGCGCTCAAGTCCGTTCCCGGACGGCGCGACCGGCTGGAGTCGGCTCGATTTGAGCGTCCAGTTGTAA
- a CDS encoding cytochrome c maturation protein CcmE, translating to MQTKTRLLVGGVLIPVLFGAMAVTTMGGAAEFTTPTKITDTNEYNGDRVNLEGIVIDIEQTNDQLSFNVTDENESVPVVYDGPMPETMSVGRTVVAKGYYNGSVVEAESLSIRAHEGEHPAGHNNSTEYDATKYESMNGTHANVTGHENVTAYGNVSSDNGTNSEQVVAARPV from the coding sequence ATGCAAACGAAGACACGACTACTCGTCGGCGGTGTGTTAATTCCGGTACTGTTCGGGGCGATGGCCGTCACCACGATGGGTGGTGCTGCCGAGTTTACGACGCCAACGAAGATAACGGACACCAACGAATACAACGGAGACAGAGTAAACCTCGAAGGAATCGTCATCGATATCGAACAGACAAACGATCAACTGTCTTTCAATGTCACTGACGAGAACGAATCGGTTCCTGTCGTCTATGACGGCCCGATGCCGGAAACGATGTCCGTCGGGCGGACAGTCGTTGCGAAGGGGTACTACAACGGAAGCGTAGTCGAGGCTGAGTCGCTGTCCATTCGCGCACACGAAGGTGAACACCCAGCAGGTCATAACAACTCAACGGAGTACGACGCCACGAAATACGAGTCGATGAACGGTACCCACGCGAACGTCACGGGCCACGAGAACGTGACGGCATACGGCAACGTGTCAAGCGATAACGGGACAAACAGCGAGCAAGTAGTCGCGGCACGGCCGGTATAA
- a CDS encoding halocyanin domain-containing protein produces the protein MTETDDLDRRRFIASIGTVVAGASIAGCAAPGTTSSGGEQSPSAETEADASTETAAPTETATATETEAAASGSGDVPSSVSSYLSDTSNFDGSATDATDQDTVTVDVGASGNNGNFAYAPAAIEVSTGTTVQWEWTGKGAAHNVVAEDETFNSGSSASGTGVKFEYTFEETGVYNYYCTPHKALGMKGSVIVR, from the coding sequence ATGACTGAGACAGACGATCTTGACAGACGTCGGTTCATCGCGAGCATCGGCACAGTGGTTGCAGGAGCATCTATCGCTGGGTGTGCCGCACCTGGGACAACCTCAAGTGGGGGCGAGCAGTCACCGAGCGCCGAAACCGAAGCGGATGCCAGTACGGAGACGGCCGCGCCAACGGAGACAGCGACCGCTACGGAAACGGAGGCTGCGGCGTCTGGGAGCGGGGACGTCCCATCGTCAGTGTCATCGTATCTCAGCGACACGAGTAACTTCGACGGCAGTGCGACCGACGCGACTGATCAGGACACCGTCACGGTCGACGTCGGCGCATCGGGGAACAACGGGAACTTCGCGTACGCCCCGGCCGCAATCGAGGTTTCGACCGGGACAACGGTGCAATGGGAGTGGACCGGCAAGGGGGCCGCACACAACGTCGTAGCGGAAGACGAGACGTTCAATTCCGGGTCCTCAGCTAGTGGAACAGGCGTCAAGTTCGAATACACCTTCGAGGAAACCGGCGTATACAACTACTACTGCACGCCGCACAAGGCACTCGGGATGAAAGGCAGCGTCATCGTCCGGTAA
- a CDS encoding multicopper oxidase domain-containing protein, translated as MEDQIGAPGSGISRRDFVKASGLGGTVALAGCTAPGEVPTEESVDASTTPAQSEGDLPTTSPPEIVNVDEQGGEVTLSSVPAKHEAHPGKSMGGPVELPKVWAFKADDGEPSVPGPILRTTEGEDMEVTFDNTDGMRPHTVHFHAVQKQWEDDGVPTTTGIRIDPGEKHTYTIPANVTGTHLYHCHYQTHRHIDMGMYGIFRVDPKGYEPADKEYFMTLKEWDSRLNQQMAGMDANYDVRNRRPDTFTVNGKSAPRTLHPEDGSPIIVEQGDTVRIHMCNNGYMDHPMHIHNHRFQVTHKDGGKIPEAARHDQDITSIPPAGRHTIEFEADADPGIYLAHCHKVSHAMNGTAYPGGMITGVVYKEAMDTDIFKQLMDYAGYEA; from the coding sequence ATGGAAGACCAGATCGGCGCACCCGGATCGGGCATCTCCCGTCGTGACTTCGTGAAAGCCTCTGGCCTCGGTGGCACGGTGGCGCTTGCGGGCTGTACCGCGCCGGGTGAGGTTCCAACCGAAGAGTCAGTCGACGCCAGTACGACCCCAGCACAGTCCGAGGGGGACCTCCCGACCACGTCTCCCCCGGAGATCGTCAACGTTGACGAGCAGGGTGGCGAAGTGACGCTGTCCTCCGTTCCCGCCAAACACGAGGCCCATCCCGGCAAATCGATGGGCGGCCCGGTCGAACTGCCAAAGGTGTGGGCGTTCAAGGCCGACGACGGCGAACCGAGCGTCCCCGGTCCGATTCTCCGGACGACGGAGGGCGAGGACATGGAGGTCACGTTCGACAACACGGACGGCATGCGCCCACATACGGTCCACTTCCACGCCGTCCAGAAGCAGTGGGAAGACGACGGCGTCCCGACGACCACGGGCATCCGCATCGACCCCGGCGAGAAACACACCTACACGATCCCCGCGAACGTGACGGGCACCCATCTCTACCACTGCCACTACCAGACCCATCGACATATTGACATGGGGATGTACGGTATCTTCCGCGTCGACCCGAAGGGGTACGAGCCGGCCGACAAGGAGTACTTCATGACGCTGAAGGAGTGGGACTCCCGGCTGAACCAGCAGATGGCCGGCATGGACGCCAACTACGACGTTCGCAACCGCCGCCCTGACACGTTCACGGTCAACGGCAAGTCGGCACCCCGGACGCTCCACCCGGAAGATGGCTCGCCGATCATCGTCGAGCAGGGCGATACGGTGCGCATCCACATGTGCAACAACGGGTACATGGACCACCCGATGCACATCCACAACCACCGCTTCCAGGTGACCCACAAGGACGGCGGGAAGATTCCGGAAGCCGCCCGCCACGACCAGGATATCACCAGCATCCCGCCCGCCGGTCGGCACACGATTGAGTTCGAAGCCGACGCTGATCCCGGCATCTACCTCGCACACTGTCACAAGGTCAGTCACGCGATGAACGGGACCGCGTACCCCGGTGGGATGATCACTGGTGTCGTCTACAAGGAGGCGATGGACACCGACATCTTCAAACAGCTGATGGACTACGCCGGCTACGAAGCGTAA
- a CDS encoding helix-turn-helix domain-containing protein, which yields MVRDPFADEETPELQAVLDALDDEDCRAIVSVLEEPLTASEISDRSGVPLSTTYRKLELLTESSLLYEGVEVRSDGQHASRYAIDFEEVVISLDEELSLTVDISHRARTPDQRLENLWSEVRKET from the coding sequence ATGGTCCGGGACCCCTTCGCTGACGAGGAGACGCCGGAGTTACAGGCGGTCCTCGACGCACTCGACGATGAGGACTGTCGCGCCATTGTCAGCGTACTGGAGGAACCGTTGACGGCGAGCGAGATATCCGACCGGAGCGGCGTACCGCTATCGACGACCTACCGAAAGCTCGAATTACTGACGGAATCCTCGTTGCTGTACGAGGGCGTTGAGGTCCGGTCGGACGGCCAACACGCCAGCCGATACGCGATTGATTTCGAGGAGGTCGTCATCAGTCTCGACGAGGAACTGTCGCTCACCGTCGACATCTCACACCGCGCTCGGACGCCGGACCAACGACTCGAAAACCTCTGGTCTGAGGTGCGAAAGGAGACATAA
- a CDS encoding DUF7521 family protein → MVHIPSSQVGIVVSKTLILILGGLITYYSYQAYSRTKSPQHKWLTYGFGVVTLGAFAGGVLDIVVGRFLGQELLPVSVFTSSSLTAIGLGIILYSLYVR, encoded by the coding sequence ATGGTACACATCCCAAGTTCACAGGTCGGCATCGTCGTCTCGAAGACACTGATCCTCATTCTTGGCGGACTGATAACGTACTACTCGTATCAGGCGTACAGCCGGACGAAAAGCCCCCAGCACAAGTGGCTCACATACGGGTTCGGGGTGGTGACCCTCGGTGCGTTTGCCGGCGGCGTTCTCGATATCGTTGTCGGCAGGTTTCTCGGGCAGGAACTGCTTCCCGTGAGCGTCTTCACGTCGAGTTCGCTGACGGCCATCGGCCTGGGCATCATCCTGTACTCGCTGTACGTTCGGTAG
- a CDS encoding DUF7521 family protein, whose translation MLGANAVLLIGMKTVTLFCGVILTTLTYRAYRRTQAPAMRALCLGIGFVTLGAILGGSLHQLVGLPVAQSVTVEELFTAAGFFILTYSLYTDQPTTPT comes from the coding sequence ATGCTTGGAGCGAACGCAGTGTTGTTAATCGGGATGAAAACAGTCACGCTGTTCTGTGGCGTGATACTGACAACGTTGACTTACCGCGCGTACCGCCGTACTCAGGCACCGGCGATGCGAGCGCTCTGTCTCGGAATCGGGTTCGTCACACTGGGCGCAATACTCGGCGGCAGCCTGCACCAGCTTGTCGGGCTGCCGGTGGCACAGAGCGTCACTGTTGAGGAACTGTTTACCGCTGCTGGGTTCTTTATTCTGACCTACTCGCTGTATACGGACCAGCCGACCACGCCAACTTGA